From a single Maylandia zebra isolate NMK-2024a linkage group LG3, Mzebra_GT3a, whole genome shotgun sequence genomic region:
- the gpr185b gene encoding G-protein coupled receptor 12, with amino-acid sequence MILSLAAAAAMSSGGGSSLNSSSPLDPFDSSTSWSLVEDPANSSSEPVVQTVTPDLQPATTAVALQEVSPWDIALCVTGTLISCENALVIAVLFYTPTLRAPMFILIGSLAVADLLAGLGLILNFVFTYLIDSSVEFVTLLSVGLLISAFSASVFNILAITVDRYLSLYNALTYHTERTVTFTYVMVVFIWVSCLTLGLLPALGWNCLRDESTCSICRPVTKNNAVALAVTFLLVFALMMQLYLQICKIAFRHAQQIAVQHQFLAISTTKGVSTLSAILCAFGACWLPFAMYSIVADSSYPVIYTYATVLPATCCSVINPIIYAFRNPDIQKSLWMACCGCVPSNLSLRPRTSSDV; translated from the coding sequence ATGATTCTCTCCCTGGCCGCGGCGGCAGCCATGAGTAGCGGTGGCGGTAGCAGCCTCAACTCCTCCTCTCCCCTCGACCCCTTCGACTCCTCCACCTCGTGGAGCCTGGTTGAGGACCCCGCCAACTCTTCGTCAGAACCTGTAGTGCAAACTGTGACCCCTGACCTCCAGCCAGCGACCACCGCCGTCGCTCTTCAGGAAGTCAGCCCATGGGACATTGCGCTTTGCGTGACGGGGACTCTCATTTCCTGCGAGAACGCCCTGGTGATCGCTGTGCTGTTCTACACGCCGACGCTCCGCGCTCCCATGTTCATCTTGATTGGATCGCTGGCGGTGGCGGATCTCCTGGCCGGCCTGGGCCTCATCTTGAACTTTGTCTTCACCTATCTGATCGACAGCTCGGTGGAGTTCGTGACATTGCTGTCCGTTGGACTGCTGATCTCGGCCTTCTCAGCGTCTGTCTTCAACATCCTCGCCATCACGGTCGACCGGTACCTCTCGCTCTACAACGCCCTGACCTACCACACTGAACGGACGGTCACCTTCACCTACGTCATGGTGGTCTTTATCTGGGTGTCGTGCCTCACGCTCGGCCTGTTGCCGGCACTGGGCTGGAACTGTCTGAGAGACGAGAGTACGTGCAGCATCTGCCGACCGGTCACTAAAAACAACGCCGTGGCTCTCGCCGTCACTTTCTTATTGGTCTTTGCCCTCATGATGCAGCTCTACCTTCAAATCTGCAAAATCGCCTTCCGCCATGCGCAGCAGATCGCGGTGCAGCACCAGTTTTTGGCCATCTCCACCACCAAAGGTGTCTCCACACTGTCGGCCATCCTGTGTGCCTTCGGGGCATGCTGGCTGCCGTTCGCCATGTACTCCATTGTGGCTGACTCCAGCTACCCCGTAATATACACCTACGCCACGGTCCTCCCAGCCACCTGCTGCTCTGTAATCAACCCCATCATCTATGCGTTCCGAAACCCAGACATCCAGAAGTCGCTATGGATGGCCTGCTGTGGGTGCGTCCCCTCCAACCTCTCCTTAAGACCCAGGACCTCCAGTGATGTGTAG